From one Dermacentor andersoni chromosome 1, qqDerAnde1_hic_scaffold, whole genome shotgun sequence genomic stretch:
- the LOC126547746 gene encoding AFG2-interacting ribosome maturation factor-like isoform X2: MLLSMDEVAALNERLYDLRKPFKLAFCALKEQKEAWEECMEKARPHLIAIVTLREIQVNCWTAKLAGSELLSKCPDIRVRVVRRVENELFQEKEKLESILKTLKKSQNLCTSACQQAVEIYDRLAQNRSIEDICFRSETCPSVADMLEWITCTEQHFSSHVHARELLLEEANFGDDFKAGTFVKEWKDDSALIESMNDVLATTKFVMDMV; encoded by the exons ATGTTACTGTCGATGGATGAGGTAGCCGCCTTAAACGAACGCTTGTATGACTTGCGGAAACCATTTAAACTCGCATTTTGCGCACTGAAAGAGCAGAAAGAGGCATGGGAAGAATGTATGGAAAAAGCCCGCCCTCATTTGATTGCAATAGTCACACTGCGGGAAATACAGGTGAACTGTTGGACAGCGAAACTTGCGGGCAGCGAGCTCTTGTCAAAATGCCCAGATATCCGAGTGCGGGTCGTGCGTAGAGTAGAGAATGAGCTGTTCCAGGAGAAGGAAAAGTTGGAATCAATACT AAAAACATTGAAGAAGTCTCAGAATctttgtaccagtgcttgccagCAAGCAGTTGAAATCTATGACCGTCTTGCGCAAAATCGAAGCATTGAAGACATTTGTTTCAGAAGCGAAACGTGTCCGTCAGTGGCTGATATGCTTGAATGGATAACATGTACAGAACAACACTTTAGTAGCCA TGTTCATGCAAGAGAACTCTTGCTAGAAGAAGCAAATTTCGGTGATGACTTCAAGGCTGGCACCTTTGTAAAAGAGTGGAAAGATGACTCAGCTTTGATCGAATCGATGAATG ATGTCTTGGCAACAACAAAATTTGTAATGGACATGGTGTAG
- the LOC126547746 gene encoding AFG2-interacting ribosome maturation factor-like isoform X1: MLLSMDEVAALNERLYDLRKPFKLAFCALKEQKEAWEECMEKARPHLIAIVTLREIQVNCWTAKLAGSELLSKCPDIRVRVVRRVENELFQEKEKLESILKTLKKSQNLCTSACQQAVEIYDRLAQNRSIEDICFRSETCPSVADMLEWITCTEQHFSSHVHARELLLEEANFGDDFKAGTFVKEWKDDSALIESMNEWNGSSIFASCLHWHMAEDNELDQQPHAE; the protein is encoded by the exons ATGTTACTGTCGATGGATGAGGTAGCCGCCTTAAACGAACGCTTGTATGACTTGCGGAAACCATTTAAACTCGCATTTTGCGCACTGAAAGAGCAGAAAGAGGCATGGGAAGAATGTATGGAAAAAGCCCGCCCTCATTTGATTGCAATAGTCACACTGCGGGAAATACAGGTGAACTGTTGGACAGCGAAACTTGCGGGCAGCGAGCTCTTGTCAAAATGCCCAGATATCCGAGTGCGGGTCGTGCGTAGAGTAGAGAATGAGCTGTTCCAGGAGAAGGAAAAGTTGGAATCAATACT AAAAACATTGAAGAAGTCTCAGAATctttgtaccagtgcttgccagCAAGCAGTTGAAATCTATGACCGTCTTGCGCAAAATCGAAGCATTGAAGACATTTGTTTCAGAAGCGAAACGTGTCCGTCAGTGGCTGATATGCTTGAATGGATAACATGTACAGAACAACACTTTAGTAGCCA TGTTCATGCAAGAGAACTCTTGCTAGAAGAAGCAAATTTCGGTGATGACTTCAAGGCTGGCACCTTTGTAAAAGAGTGGAAAGATGACTCAGCTTTGATCGAATCGATGAATG aatggaatggctcctcaatttttgcatCATGCCTTCACTGGCACATGGCTGAAGACAATGAGTTGGACCAGCAACCTCACGCTGAGTAG